One Turneriella parva DSM 21527 genomic region harbors:
- a CDS encoding MATE family efflux transporter produces the protein MISRKRSYGSFRELAPIALPIVLSQAIDVLMLFCDRLFVSQIGKEQLAATLSGGILTFMMTTLVTGTLGQINPLVAQYRGAQRPHDATRVVHQGFVFVLFFAPAVFLISRAAAPEVFSFFNHGGVLLSSELGYFEILSLTLFTAAIRQVFANFFIGIGETKMVTIASLTAVGLNLPLAYALTFGAWGLPQLGMRGAAWATVIAGFLPIGIFAARFFAADLRTLYNTRMRPRFDRNIFRQLVRYGLPAGLETFVNVGGFTFFTMVMYSYSPDVAAATTIVLNWDMVSFLPLLGISQGASSLVGRYLGAGKKKLALRSAWSGLKAGWGYSIIITSIYLSATVTLIVIFAPRDNLVSFDGVVAVGKTMLRISCLYFFLDATYSVLGGILKGAGDTLWTMLVSNTAMWTAAVLVYQFKDRMGLTAIGAWWVLTAMVSSLGLLFFWRFIQGKWLNRLMISA, from the coding sequence ATGATTTCGCGAAAAAGATCTTACGGATCATTCAGAGAGCTGGCGCCGATTGCCTTGCCGATCGTGCTGTCGCAGGCGATCGATGTGCTGATGCTCTTCTGCGACCGGCTTTTCGTCTCGCAGATTGGCAAAGAGCAGCTAGCAGCGACGCTTTCGGGCGGTATTCTCACCTTTATGATGACGACTCTGGTAACGGGCACACTCGGCCAGATCAACCCGCTGGTGGCACAGTACCGTGGCGCGCAGAGGCCACACGATGCGACGCGCGTGGTGCATCAGGGGTTCGTGTTTGTTCTGTTCTTTGCTCCCGCAGTCTTTTTAATCTCGCGCGCGGCGGCTCCCGAAGTTTTTTCTTTTTTCAATCACGGCGGAGTTTTGCTCAGCAGCGAACTCGGCTATTTTGAAATTCTGAGCCTGACGCTCTTTACCGCTGCCATTCGCCAGGTCTTTGCAAACTTCTTCATTGGCATCGGTGAAACGAAGATGGTCACAATCGCTTCGCTGACTGCCGTGGGGCTGAACCTGCCGCTCGCTTATGCCCTGACTTTCGGTGCATGGGGTCTGCCACAGCTCGGCATGCGCGGGGCAGCCTGGGCAACAGTGATCGCCGGCTTCTTGCCCATCGGTATTTTTGCGGCACGCTTCTTTGCCGCCGACCTGCGCACGCTCTACAACACGCGCATGCGCCCGCGTTTCGACCGCAATATTTTTCGCCAGCTCGTGCGTTATGGTTTGCCAGCCGGGCTTGAGACTTTTGTCAACGTCGGCGGATTTACCTTTTTCACGATGGTTATGTACAGCTACAGCCCCGACGTCGCTGCGGCGACAACCATCGTGCTCAACTGGGATATGGTGTCCTTTTTGCCGCTGCTGGGCATCAGCCAGGGGGCATCAAGCCTCGTCGGTCGCTATCTCGGTGCCGGTAAAAAAAAGCTCGCTCTGCGTTCGGCGTGGTCTGGCCTCAAGGCCGGTTGGGGTTATTCCATTATCATCACATCTATCTACCTCTCGGCCACGGTGACGCTCATCGTCATCTTTGCGCCACGCGATAATCTGGTGTCGTTCGACGGAGTCGTCGCCGTCGGCAAAACGATGCTGCGCATCTCTTGCCTCTACTTCTTTTTGGACGCAACGTACAGCGTACTCGGTGGTATTCTTAAGGGCGCCGGCGACACCTTATGGACGATGCTCGTCTCAAACACGGCAATGTGGACTGCGGCTGTGCTGGTCTACCAGTTCAAAGACCGAATGGGGCTGACCGCAATCGGCGCATGGTGGGTGCTGACGGCAATGGTATCGAGCCTCGGCCTTCTGTTCTTCTGGCGGTTCATTCAGGGCAAATGGCTGAACCGGTTAATGATAAGCGCTTAG
- the fmt gene encoding methionyl-tRNA formyltransferase, translated as MTGKTRIVFWGSPGIAASFLRDLVHNHSDRFVITACVTQTEKTIQRQGKTAARSKVHDTALELGLPVLTPKSVKKEAREILSTLSTFGYDLFVVVAYGKILPQSIIDAPPLKSVNFHGSLLPLLRGASPIEHSLLYGFRETGWTLQRIVEKLDAGDIIAQSQVVIDENETTGTLYEKLSADLIQNGAQMLADYADGKVTPRPQDESAATHCGKISAEDGRLNFERPAHEIFNRCRAFTPRPGVFAMFRGKKVKLALSPPPVPLPTRGEGVPEAGVGTLTKHGKTDLSVVCGDGNVLNIVSVTPEGKKPMAVADFMNGYRLQDGDRFE; from the coding sequence ATGACCGGTAAAACCCGCATAGTCTTCTGGGGGTCGCCCGGTATTGCTGCCAGTTTTTTGCGTGATCTGGTGCACAACCACAGCGACAGGTTTGTTATCACGGCGTGTGTTACCCAGACAGAAAAGACGATACAGCGGCAGGGCAAGACAGCGGCACGCTCGAAGGTGCACGATACGGCTCTCGAACTCGGCCTGCCCGTGCTGACGCCGAAGTCGGTCAAGAAAGAGGCCCGTGAAATTCTGAGCACGCTCAGCACTTTTGGCTATGATCTTTTTGTCGTCGTCGCGTATGGCAAAATTCTGCCGCAATCGATTATCGATGCTCCGCCGCTCAAATCAGTCAACTTTCATGGCAGCCTGCTACCGCTTCTGCGCGGCGCATCACCCATCGAACACTCATTATTGTACGGCTTTCGTGAAACCGGCTGGACTCTGCAACGCATCGTCGAAAAACTCGACGCTGGCGACATCATAGCACAGTCGCAGGTCGTTATAGATGAAAATGAAACCACCGGCACTCTTTACGAAAAACTCAGCGCCGACCTGATTCAAAACGGCGCACAAATGCTCGCCGACTACGCCGACGGCAAGGTAACGCCCCGACCACAAGACGAATCTGCGGCGACGCACTGCGGAAAGATCTCGGCAGAAGATGGCAGACTAAATTTCGAAAGGCCTGCGCATGAAATCTTCAATCGCTGCCGCGCCTTCACCCCCCGCCCGGGCGTTTTTGCCATGTTCAGGGGCAAGAAGGTGAAATTGGCATTGTCCCCACCCCCCGTCCCCCTCCCCACACGTGGGGAGGGGGTGCCAGAGGCGGGGGTGGGGACACTCACCAAACACGGCAAAACCGACCTCTCTGTAGTCTGCGGCGACGGTAACGTGTTGAACATAGTCTCCGTGACCCCCGAGGGCAAAAAGCCGATGGCAGTCGCTGATTTTATGAACGGCTATCGCCTGCAAGACGGCGACCGATTCGAATGA
- the hemH gene encoding ferrochelatase: MAKQQNGEAVLLINLGSPDSPKVSDVRRYLAQFLMDGYVIDVPYPIRWMIVHLFILPFRPKRSAEAYSKIWEKDGSPLLTNTKKFAEKVQKFSRKKIYWAMRYGNPSVLHVLTTMRNAGYTQILVAPLYPHHALSSTVTAIEEAKLHAADLKLELSFLPAFYDQKAHQTALAKLVKPAGAKHDYVLFSYHGLPVRHITKADITGAYCLKVENCCERRNEQSMPAAAEAHKTCYRHQIIETTNAVARIAGIKSDRYGFSFQSRLGRAEWLKPMTSEFISELPKKGIRRLAVIAPAFVADNLETLEEVNMQLREIFLAAGGEKFTYIPCLNDDSAWAKGFAQILSDSQKPHTRA; this comes from the coding sequence ATGGCTAAACAGCAGAACGGCGAAGCCGTTCTGCTCATCAACTTAGGTTCACCCGATTCGCCTAAGGTAAGCGACGTGCGCCGCTACCTGGCCCAGTTTCTGATGGATGGTTACGTTATCGACGTGCCCTACCCGATTCGCTGGATGATCGTACACCTGTTTATACTGCCGTTCAGGCCGAAACGTTCTGCCGAAGCCTACAGCAAAATCTGGGAAAAAGACGGTTCGCCGCTCTTAACGAACACCAAGAAGTTCGCTGAAAAGGTGCAGAAATTCTCAAGAAAGAAAATCTACTGGGCAATGCGTTACGGCAACCCTTCGGTGCTGCATGTTCTGACGACGATGCGCAATGCCGGCTACACGCAGATACTCGTGGCGCCGCTGTATCCTCACCATGCGCTGTCATCGACAGTCACGGCGATTGAAGAAGCAAAACTGCATGCTGCAGATTTGAAACTCGAGCTGAGCTTTTTGCCCGCTTTTTATGACCAGAAGGCGCACCAGACGGCGCTCGCAAAACTGGTGAAACCCGCCGGGGCAAAACACGACTATGTGCTTTTCAGCTACCACGGTCTGCCGGTGCGGCACATCACGAAGGCCGATATAACCGGCGCATATTGCCTGAAAGTCGAAAACTGCTGCGAACGGCGCAATGAGCAGAGCATGCCTGCAGCCGCCGAGGCGCATAAAACGTGTTACCGCCACCAGATTATTGAGACCACAAACGCAGTGGCAAGAATTGCGGGCATTAAGAGTGATCGTTATGGCTTTTCATTCCAGTCGCGGCTGGGGCGCGCCGAGTGGTTGAAACCGATGACCTCTGAATTTATCTCAGAGCTACCCAAAAAAGGTATTCGCCGTCTGGCGGTGATTGCGCCTGCATTTGTTGCCGATAATCTTGAGACGCTTGAAGAGGTGAATATGCAACTGCGGGAAATTTTTCTCGCGGCCGGTGGCGAAAAATTTACCTATATCCCCTGCCTCAACGACGACAGCGCGTGGGCAAAAGGTTTCGCGCAGATTCTGAGCGATTCGCAGAAACCGCACACGCGCGCGTAA
- the serC gene encoding 3-phosphoserine/phosphohydroxythreonine transaminase, which produces MFDHRIHNFNAGPAAIPLPVLKKAQEEFLNFKGTGMSVMEMSHRSKEFEAVLARALDGVKNVMGVPDDYSIILVQGGASLQFSMVPMNLALPGKKIDLIQTGAWTQKAEKEAKKHAEVNIAATTESENFMRLPRPEEIKLTADAAYVHMCSNNTIFGTEYHWLPDTKGVPLVADMSSNICSRELDVSKYGLIFAGAQKNLGPSGVTLVIVRKDLAERADKKLPSMLQYRTYIAENSLYNTPPTFGIYMLALTMEHIQETGGLKATEARNVAKANTLYEAIDGSKGFYRCPVNKADRSRMNVNYRIYKGDTANEDLEKQFVKEAEAAGLAGLKGHRSVGGLRASIYNAVGQDSINALVAFMNDFARKNG; this is translated from the coding sequence ATGTTCGATCACCGTATACACAACTTTAACGCAGGCCCGGCGGCGATACCCCTGCCTGTTCTTAAAAAAGCACAAGAAGAGTTTTTGAATTTCAAAGGCACCGGCATGTCTGTCATGGAGATGTCTCACCGCTCGAAAGAGTTTGAGGCAGTGCTCGCGCGCGCGCTCGATGGCGTGAAGAATGTCATGGGTGTTCCCGACGACTATTCGATCATTCTTGTTCAGGGTGGCGCAAGCCTGCAGTTCTCGATGGTGCCGATGAACCTCGCCCTGCCCGGCAAGAAAATTGACCTTATTCAGACCGGCGCCTGGACGCAGAAGGCCGAAAAAGAGGCGAAGAAGCATGCCGAGGTCAATATTGCCGCGACCACCGAATCTGAGAATTTCATGCGGTTGCCAAGGCCCGAAGAGATCAAGCTGACTGCCGACGCAGCGTATGTTCACATGTGTTCGAACAACACAATCTTCGGTACTGAATACCACTGGCTGCCCGACACCAAAGGCGTGCCGCTCGTGGCCGACATGTCTTCGAACATCTGCTCGCGCGAGCTCGATGTCAGCAAATACGGACTCATTTTCGCGGGGGCGCAAAAGAACCTCGGCCCTTCAGGCGTGACGCTGGTCATCGTTCGCAAAGACCTTGCCGAGCGTGCCGACAAGAAGCTGCCGTCGATGCTGCAATACCGTACGTACATCGCAGAGAACTCGCTCTACAACACGCCACCGACATTTGGCATCTACATGCTCGCGCTGACGATGGAGCACATTCAAGAGACCGGTGGCCTCAAGGCAACCGAAGCGCGCAACGTCGCCAAGGCAAACACGCTCTATGAAGCGATCGACGGTTCAAAAGGTTTCTACCGCTGCCCGGTAAACAAAGCCGACCGCTCGCGTATGAATGTGAACTATAGAATCTATAAGGGCGATACAGCCAATGAGGATCTCGAAAAGCAATTCGTCAAAGAGGCTGAGGCAGCCGGCCTCGCAGGTCTGAAGGGCCATCGTTCTGTCGGCGGTCTGCGCGCTTCGATCTACAATGCAGTCGGACAAGATTCGATAAACGCGCTGGTCGCGTTCATGAATGACTTCGCGCGCAAAAATGGCTAA
- a CDS encoding SpoIIE family protein phosphatase, which produces MQRGLIFLLFVASISGLYATPKNLVREDMYLRPGFDKTWIKEWPERSKALAAWHHQPSSTTDTRPVKIATLGEPFPKPGIYRWPSDKVHEYTAVTRFFLQPDERKAPVSWGLRLGSIADNWQVFLNGTEIGSAWHIDPAGERILVHRAIRDTVIELPSSLLASGENILAFRLAGDHGSAEVGFYLGQPYEVDHLRTLLSRRSETVVLILICLYLAIGLYHLLLYSRRRQESYNFYFGIFCVGLFVYLFTRTAIVFEIFEDTTLIQKVEYIVLFNVLTPFLIFIDRLFEKRITLFPKIYGAFGAALSLAVIPTTSHFNTTILRVWQVSALLGILYFLAFQLFRFVIREIRTRYADSQKVTTIAKSLSAFKNTMLFSPAGNLLIGILTIMGTAVFDILDSVIFATGIAFTKYGFALFVIGIAVMLANRFLTVHNQVEELNENLEKKVEERTRELKESLVRVQDLKKQQDADYFLTAQLLKPLAANTAHSDNIDIEYLIRQKKTFEFRKWKSEIGGDINMAASIMLKDKPFVVFVNADAMGKSMQGAGGALVLGAVFQSTIERLRWTKELSDVFPEIWLHTTFLELHRIFESFEGSMLISLVIGLIDEKSGLMYYINAEHPSMVLYRNGETRFLDTEILRKLGTPGIKGTLEIHCFQLEPGDILVMGSDGRDDVILGHNADGSNIINENEQLFLEHVREAKGNLQEIHHRVASMGEIMDDLSLLRIEFNPKEIPAAVEEQDEKLEALRQHANELAEKTQYNEAAELLMQIYEMRPQDIEICYLIAQNLRREKKIKAALQWAERAVLRDGHNLQYLLLAAELNIMVRRANKAQGYLRRVLELEPEHQRAAKLETMILQ; this is translated from the coding sequence ATGCAGCGCGGATTGATTTTTTTACTGTTTGTCGCGTCGATTTCGGGTCTCTACGCCACACCCAAGAATCTGGTTCGCGAAGACATGTACCTGCGCCCGGGCTTTGACAAAACATGGATCAAAGAATGGCCTGAGCGTTCTAAAGCGCTCGCCGCGTGGCACCACCAGCCATCGAGCACCACCGACACTCGCCCGGTGAAGATCGCCACGCTGGGCGAGCCTTTTCCTAAACCAGGAATCTACCGCTGGCCCTCAGACAAAGTTCACGAGTACACCGCAGTGACGCGATTCTTCTTGCAGCCTGATGAACGAAAGGCCCCGGTCAGCTGGGGGTTGAGGCTTGGCAGCATCGCTGACAACTGGCAGGTATTTCTGAACGGCACAGAAATTGGCTCTGCATGGCATATTGACCCGGCGGGCGAACGCATTCTGGTTCACCGCGCCATTCGCGATACGGTCATTGAGCTGCCTTCGTCGCTTCTCGCCAGCGGTGAAAATATTCTGGCGTTTCGTCTGGCGGGCGACCACGGCAGCGCCGAGGTAGGCTTTTATCTCGGGCAACCCTATGAGGTCGATCACCTGCGCACACTGCTCAGCCGCCGCAGCGAGACTGTTGTGTTGATTCTGATTTGCCTCTATCTCGCGATCGGTCTATACCACCTGCTGCTCTATTCGCGCCGTCGGCAAGAAAGCTATAACTTCTATTTCGGCATCTTCTGTGTCGGCCTGTTCGTGTATCTTTTTACGCGTACAGCAATCGTCTTTGAAATTTTCGAAGATACTACGCTTATTCAGAAAGTTGAATACATCGTACTCTTTAACGTCTTAACACCCTTTTTGATCTTTATCGACAGGCTCTTTGAAAAACGCATCACGCTCTTCCCGAAAATTTACGGCGCCTTCGGGGCTGCACTTTCGCTCGCGGTAATACCTACCACATCACATTTTAACACGACCATATTGCGCGTCTGGCAGGTGAGCGCCCTGCTCGGCATTCTCTATTTTCTTGCATTTCAACTCTTTCGGTTTGTGATACGCGAAATTCGCACCCGTTACGCCGATTCGCAAAAGGTGACGACTATCGCCAAAAGCCTGTCGGCTTTCAAAAACACGATGCTGTTCTCACCGGCCGGCAACCTGCTGATCGGTATTTTGACTATTATGGGCACAGCGGTGTTTGACATTCTCGATTCGGTCATTTTCGCAACAGGCATTGCCTTCACGAAATACGGGTTTGCACTTTTTGTCATTGGCATCGCAGTAATGCTTGCTAACCGCTTTCTCACGGTACACAACCAGGTAGAAGAATTAAATGAGAATCTTGAGAAGAAAGTCGAAGAGCGCACTCGCGAACTCAAAGAGAGCCTTGTACGCGTTCAAGATCTCAAGAAACAACAAGACGCCGATTATTTTCTCACCGCTCAGCTTCTAAAACCGCTGGCCGCAAACACCGCGCACAGCGACAATATTGATATTGAGTATTTAATCCGCCAAAAGAAAACTTTTGAATTCAGAAAATGGAAATCTGAAATCGGCGGCGACATCAACATGGCCGCGTCGATTATGCTGAAAGACAAGCCGTTTGTTGTGTTTGTCAACGCCGATGCGATGGGCAAGTCGATGCAGGGCGCAGGCGGCGCGCTCGTGCTCGGGGCAGTCTTTCAGTCTACGATCGAACGTCTCAGATGGACGAAAGAACTTTCTGATGTTTTTCCCGAGATCTGGCTGCACACGACCTTTCTCGAACTGCACCGCATCTTTGAAAGTTTTGAGGGCTCGATGCTCATCTCGCTGGTCATTGGGCTCATCGACGAAAAATCAGGGCTCATGTATTATATTAACGCCGAACACCCGAGCATGGTACTTTACCGTAACGGCGAGACTCGCTTTCTCGATACCGAAATTCTGCGCAAGCTCGGCACGCCCGGCATCAAGGGCACCCTCGAGATTCACTGCTTTCAGCTCGAACCCGGCGATATTCTCGTCATGGGGTCAGACGGTCGCGACGACGTCATTCTCGGGCACAACGCCGATGGCTCGAACATCATCAATGAAAACGAGCAGCTGTTTCTTGAACACGTGCGCGAGGCGAAAGGCAACCTGCAAGAGATTCACCATCGCGTCGCGAGTATGGGCGAAATTATGGATGACCTGTCTCTGCTGCGCATTGAATTTAACCCGAAAGAAATACCTGCGGCTGTCGAAGAGCAAGATGAGAAGCTAGAGGCGCTTCGCCAGCATGCAAACGAGCTGGCTGAAAAAACTCAATACAATGAAGCAGCCGAACTTTTGATGCAGATTTATGAAATGCGGCCGCAAGATATCGAAATCTGTTATTTGATTGCGCAGAATTTACGCCGCGAAAAAAAGATCAAGGCTGCTTTACAATGGGCTGAGCGCGCCGTGCTGCGTGACGGCCATAACCTGCAATACCTGCTGCTCGCCGCTGAACTCAATATCATGGTGAGGCGCGCCAACAAGGCACAGGGCTATTTGCGGCGGGTACTCGAGCTCGAGCCTGAGCACCAGCGGGCGGCAAAGCTCGAAACTATGATTTTACAATAA
- a CDS encoding response regulator, giving the protein MKILVIEDDQIQHELLAAIFKPLQIEGTFCLTGEAGLERLRTHYFDAVLLDMGLPGRSGVQVLRSIRDNPMTREMPVMVFTADKTKEMLLQCMRYGISDYIGKPFQINQFGQKMTNLRRMLLFKKETGERGTEAKVVTERIPGVLKFVFGGVFTADSIAKTRQLYSTSLQALTRSEQILINLSALPGLAEAELKTFTQLLAVFAPKRPLVVAGRSYGPLINVMTDFESTLFITEDDALEHRQYG; this is encoded by the coding sequence ATGAAAATTCTCGTAATTGAAGACGACCAGATTCAGCACGAACTGCTCGCCGCCATCTTTAAACCACTGCAGATTGAGGGTACCTTTTGTCTCACGGGTGAAGCAGGGTTAGAGCGTTTGCGCACACACTATTTTGACGCGGTGCTGCTCGACATGGGGCTTCCCGGGCGTAGCGGAGTTCAGGTTTTGAGGTCGATCAGAGACAACCCGATGACACGCGAGATGCCGGTAATGGTTTTTACCGCCGATAAGACGAAAGAGATGCTGCTGCAGTGCATGCGTTATGGCATCAGCGACTATATCGGTAAACCTTTTCAGATCAACCAGTTCGGGCAGAAGATGACCAACCTGCGCCGCATGCTGCTGTTTAAGAAAGAGACGGGGGAGCGCGGCACCGAGGCCAAAGTCGTGACCGAACGCATACCCGGGGTTCTGAAATTTGTTTTCGGCGGTGTTTTCACCGCAGACTCAATCGCCAAAACACGGCAGCTTTACTCGACGTCGCTGCAGGCGCTGACGCGCAGCGAGCAGATTCTGATTAATCTTTCAGCGCTGCCTGGCCTTGCTGAGGCTGAGCTCAAAACCTTTACGCAGCTTCTCGCGGTTTTTGCCCCGAAGCGGCCGCTGGTGGTTGCGGGCAGAAGCTACGGCCCGCTGATCAATGTGATGACCGATTTCGAATCGACGCTCTTCATCACCGAAGACGACGCTCTCGAGCACCGCCAGTACGGCTGA
- the ettA gene encoding energy-dependent translational throttle protein EttA: MADDKKIIFSMVGVSKVYPPHKQVLKDIYLSFYYGAKIGIIGLNGSGKSSLLKIIAGVLKSDKGEVVFSPGYSVGYLEQEPQLDESKTVRQIVEEGAGEVVSLLKEYEAVSESLGTDLSDDEMEKAIERQGELGELIEKANGWELDNMLRRAMDALNCPEETAVIKNLSGGEKRRVALCRLLLQKPKVLLLDEPTNHLDAESVQWLEQHLQEYEGTVIAITHDRYFLDNIAGWILELDRGEGIPWKGNYSSWLEQKSNRLANEEKAESKRRKTLERELEWVRMGAKGRQAKSKARLGAYEKLLSEDAKEKESKLEIYIPDGPRLGDKVIIAEGVSKGYGDRLLYENLNFELPPNGIVGVIGPNGAGKTTLFRMIMGLEKPDAGKFTVGETVKISYVDQQHSAIDPNKSVFDVISGGAQEVKVGKISVNARAYMARFNFSGADQEKKCGTLSGGERNRLHMALALKEGGNVLLLDEPTNDIDVNTVRALEEGLESFAGCAVVISHDRWFLDRVATHILAFEGDAQVRFFAGGFSEYEEDRKKRLGGEPPRFKYKKLVK, translated from the coding sequence ATGGCAGATGACAAAAAAATAATATTCTCAATGGTGGGGGTGAGCAAAGTTTACCCGCCGCACAAGCAGGTGCTGAAAGATATCTATCTTTCATTTTATTATGGGGCGAAAATCGGCATCATCGGCCTCAATGGTTCGGGTAAATCATCGCTCCTCAAAATTATCGCCGGTGTTCTCAAGAGCGACAAAGGCGAAGTTGTATTCTCTCCCGGCTATTCAGTGGGATATCTGGAGCAAGAGCCGCAACTCGACGAATCGAAAACTGTACGCCAGATTGTCGAAGAAGGTGCGGGTGAAGTTGTTTCTCTCTTAAAAGAATACGAAGCTGTCAGCGAAAGTCTCGGTACCGACCTCAGCGATGACGAAATGGAAAAGGCGATCGAACGCCAGGGCGAGCTGGGTGAACTGATTGAAAAGGCCAACGGCTGGGAGCTCGACAATATGCTGAGGCGCGCGATGGATGCGCTCAACTGCCCCGAAGAAACAGCAGTCATTAAGAATCTTTCTGGCGGCGAGAAGCGTCGCGTGGCCCTTTGCCGCCTGCTGCTGCAAAAGCCCAAGGTGCTGCTGCTCGACGAACCCACGAACCATCTCGATGCAGAATCGGTGCAATGGTTAGAGCAGCACCTGCAAGAATACGAAGGCACTGTGATTGCAATCACGCACGACCGTTATTTTCTCGACAATATCGCCGGCTGGATTCTCGAACTCGATCGCGGCGAAGGTATTCCCTGGAAGGGAAATTACTCTTCTTGGCTCGAACAGAAATCGAATCGCCTCGCCAACGAAGAAAAGGCCGAATCGAAGCGCCGCAAAACGCTCGAACGCGAGCTTGAATGGGTACGCATGGGCGCAAAAGGCCGCCAGGCCAAATCGAAGGCACGTCTCGGCGCGTATGAGAAGTTACTGAGCGAAGACGCCAAAGAAAAAGAAAGCAAGCTCGAGATCTATATTCCCGATGGGCCGCGCCTGGGCGATAAGGTCATTATTGCTGAAGGTGTGAGCAAGGGTTATGGTGACCGCTTGCTTTATGAAAATCTCAATTTCGAGCTACCACCGAACGGCATTGTCGGTGTCATCGGCCCGAACGGTGCGGGTAAGACGACGCTCTTCAGAATGATTATGGGGTTAGAGAAGCCCGATGCAGGTAAATTTACGGTTGGCGAAACCGTGAAAATTTCTTACGTCGACCAGCAGCATTCGGCAATCGATCCCAATAAGTCGGTCTTTGATGTCATTTCAGGCGGGGCGCAAGAAGTTAAGGTCGGTAAAATTTCAGTCAACGCGCGAGCTTACATGGCGCGCTTCAATTTCAGTGGCGCCGATCAGGAAAAAAAGTGCGGCACGCTCTCGGGCGGTGAACGCAATCGCCTGCATATGGCACTCGCGCTCAAAGAAGGCGGTAACGTGCTGCTGCTCGACGAACCCACGAACGACATCGACGTGAACACGGTGCGGGCCCTTGAAGAAGGCCTCGAGAGCTTTGCGGGCTGCGCTGTTGTGATCTCGCACGACCGCTGGTTTCTCGACCGCGTCGCGACGCACATTTTGGCTTTCGAAGGCGATGCGCAGGTGCGCTTTTTTGCCGGCGGTTTTTCTGAATATGAAGAAGACCGCAAGAAACGCCTGGGCGGCGAACCCCCCCGGTTCAAATACAAGAAACTGGTAAAATAG
- a CDS encoding metalloprotease, with amino-acid sequence MINRIKRHYHVLKTGIVQSDRATYRRHLILLLLTVFTVFVAGTNFSSRTTAADRYADAAIYALALIAVLMGYSVTRYVQARSYGLYAELPLFIPMPLFSPFGTFGVLTKTAHIGVHTHALFDVAFWPPVVSFSLSLPMLVAGTHFSEIVPGNAQFENPLLLVGIARLLKDIPLGYDLAVHPLLAAGWAGLFFTAINLFPVGNLSGGQIAYTLFGRRQRDIGYVFLGGLFILALYYPMWFGFVLGFIYLGVDHPELRQVRNPLFFEMTQQTTRQPLDRRRQWLAAICAVIFVLSFTTRPFDAKSENVVERPPAQLAPPENFQAPPGPQPNKAPGEDNSI; translated from the coding sequence ATGATCAACCGCATAAAAAGACATTACCATGTGCTGAAGACTGGCATCGTGCAGAGCGACCGCGCGACTTATCGCCGGCACCTGATTCTTCTGCTGCTGACTGTATTTACCGTGTTTGTCGCCGGCACCAATTTCTCATCGCGCACCACGGCGGCCGATCGCTACGCCGATGCTGCCATTTATGCACTGGCGCTCATCGCCGTGCTCATGGGTTATTCGGTGACGCGTTACGTGCAGGCGCGTTCTTATGGGCTCTACGCCGAGCTGCCGCTATTTATTCCCATGCCGCTTTTTTCGCCATTTGGTACGTTCGGCGTGTTGACTAAAACAGCTCATATCGGTGTGCACACGCATGCGCTTTTCGACGTCGCATTCTGGCCACCGGTCGTCAGTTTTTCGCTGTCGTTGCCGATGCTCGTCGCAGGTACGCACTTCAGCGAAATTGTTCCCGGCAACGCGCAGTTTGAAAATCCCCTTTTGCTCGTGGGGATAGCGCGCTTACTCAAAGACATACCTCTTGGGTACGACCTGGCGGTTCACCCACTGCTCGCTGCGGGCTGGGCAGGGCTTTTCTTCACCGCGATAAACCTGTTTCCCGTCGGCAACCTGTCGGGCGGACAAATTGCTTACACGCTGTTCGGGCGGCGCCAGCGCGATATAGGCTACGTCTTTCTCGGTGGACTCTTCATACTCGCGCTGTATTACCCCATGTGGTTCGGGTTTGTGCTCGGCTTCATTTATCTCGGCGTCGACCACCCCGAGCTGCGGCAGGTGCGCAACCCGCTGTTTTTCGAAATGACGCAGCAGACCACACGCCAGCCGCTCGATCGCCGCAGACAATGGCTCGCAGCCATCTGCGCGGTTATCTTTGTACTGTCTTTCACGACCCGACCTTTCGACGCGAAGAGCGAGAATGTTGTCGAACGTCCCCCCGCACAATTGGCGCCACCTGAAAATTTTCAGGCGCCGCCCGGGCCCCAACCGAATAAAGCGCCGGGCGAAGATAATTCAATCTAA